A section of the Paenibacillus yonginensis genome encodes:
- a CDS encoding sugar ABC transporter substrate-binding protein, whose translation MKMKKFMVTLAALTLAVSVTACGSGNNGGNAAANNGGNAANESAANASADNSGGGAAIAPEDGAQLLVWESKEERAYTEEIAKQFTDKYGVPVKIEEVSPADQVTKLTQDGPSGLAADVVVFPHDNLGRAVEAGLLLENDDFAEETTNNNTEVSIQAVTYDGVLYGYPRSAETYALYYNKDLVKEAPKTFDDVIAFGKTFTDKSKNRYGIMWETGNMYFNYPFIATTGGYIFGSNGTDKNDIGINNAGAIEGLKTYVALKEVLPVKSGDINPDIKRSLFNSGDVAMDINGPWELAGYKEALGDKLGIAPIPSIGGKPAISFSGIKAWYVNSFTQYPNAAKLFAEFATTKDAQLILNEKVGSVPTNKEALESDQIKNDPYVSAFAEQTQNSQPMPSIAEMGNVWSPVNAALPEIWDNGKDPQQAMDKAAQQIKDLNNGSGQ comes from the coding sequence ATGAAGATGAAAAAGTTTATGGTCACGCTGGCCGCGCTGACACTGGCAGTATCCGTTACGGCATGCGGGTCCGGCAATAATGGGGGCAATGCTGCAGCCAACAATGGAGGCAATGCAGCTAATGAGAGCGCAGCAAACGCAAGCGCTGACAATTCGGGAGGCGGAGCAGCTATCGCTCCTGAGGACGGCGCGCAGCTGCTTGTCTGGGAGAGTAAGGAAGAAAGAGCTTATACCGAAGAAATCGCCAAGCAGTTTACGGACAAATACGGCGTTCCTGTCAAAATCGAAGAAGTATCGCCTGCCGATCAGGTAACCAAACTTACCCAGGACGGTCCGTCCGGGCTTGCCGCAGACGTTGTTGTTTTCCCTCACGATAACCTGGGCAGAGCTGTGGAAGCGGGACTGCTGCTCGAAAATGACGATTTTGCAGAGGAAACGACCAACAATAATACAGAAGTTTCCATCCAGGCTGTCACGTATGATGGCGTGCTGTACGGATACCCTAGATCCGCTGAAACCTACGCTCTTTATTACAACAAGGATCTGGTCAAAGAAGCGCCAAAAACATTTGATGATGTTATTGCTTTCGGCAAAACCTTTACCGACAAATCCAAAAACAGATACGGCATTATGTGGGAAACGGGCAACATGTATTTCAATTATCCGTTCATCGCTACAACCGGCGGTTACATTTTCGGCAGCAACGGCACGGATAAAAACGATATTGGCATCAACAACGCCGGTGCCATTGAAGGCCTGAAAACTTATGTAGCTTTGAAAGAAGTGCTGCCGGTCAAGAGCGGCGACATCAACCCGGACATTAAACGCAGCTTGTTCAACTCAGGCGATGTAGCCATGGACATTAACGGTCCTTGGGAGCTGGCTGGCTACAAAGAGGCGCTTGGCGACAAGCTGGGGATCGCTCCAATTCCTAGCATCGGCGGCAAACCGGCCATTTCTTTCTCCGGCATCAAAGCCTGGTATGTCAACTCTTTTACGCAGTATCCGAATGCGGCCAAATTGTTTGCTGAATTTGCAACAACCAAAGACGCTCAGCTTATTCTGAACGAAAAAGTCGGCTCCGTTCCAACCAACAAAGAAGCGCTGGAGTCGGATCAAATCAAAAACGATCCTTACGTGTCCGCTTTTGCCGAGCAGACTCAAAACTCCCAGCCGATGCCTTCCATCGCGGAAATGGGCAACGTCTGGTCGCCGGTAAACGCCGCGCTACCTGAAATCTGGGACAACGGCAAAGATCCGCAGCAGGCTATGGACAAAGCTGCTCAGCAGATCAAGGATTTGAACAACGGCTCAGGCCAATAA
- a CDS encoding carbohydrate ABC transporter permease: MDRHRNKATVLSIISMGLGQIYNCQFIKGILYLLVEAAGIFYFSSTLGRALWGITTLGETARHKVHGKFVNGDHSIYLLVQSLITLIFLAIFILIYVINVRDARKTAAEREKGIPPHNFKRSLRYLMDYKFAQAFLALPAVGILFFTIMPIIFMILLAFTNYSSPDHIPPAKLVDWVGFQTFRDLVALKSWSHTFFGVLIWTIIWAVLSTVTTYFGGLLVALLINQQGIKFKGFWRTILIIPYAIPQLISLLVMRNMFNGQFGPINQYLGYFGLKGLPWLTDPFWAKVTVIVVNMWVGIPVSMILIMGVLTTIPRDMYEAAEVDGATGFQKFRIVTLPMILFSTAPTLIMQFAGNINNFNAIFLLTNGNPVVGDYQYAGATDLLVTWLYKLTLDQNKYNMASAVGIIIFLIIASFSIYNYRRTKSFKEEDMIQ, encoded by the coding sequence ATGGACCGACACCGCAACAAAGCCACTGTACTGTCGATCATAAGCATGGGATTGGGACAAATATATAACTGCCAATTCATCAAAGGCATCCTTTATCTGCTCGTCGAAGCAGCGGGGATTTTCTATTTCAGCAGCACGCTCGGCCGGGCGCTGTGGGGAATAACGACGCTGGGCGAAACGGCCCGCCACAAGGTGCACGGCAAATTCGTCAACGGGGACCACTCGATTTATTTGCTGGTGCAGAGCTTGATCACCTTGATTTTCCTGGCGATCTTTATTTTGATTTATGTCATAAATGTCCGCGATGCCCGCAAAACGGCGGCGGAACGGGAGAAGGGCATTCCCCCTCACAATTTCAAGCGTTCACTGCGCTACCTGATGGATTATAAATTTGCCCAGGCCTTTTTGGCTTTGCCGGCCGTAGGCATCTTGTTTTTTACGATTATGCCGATCATCTTTATGATTCTGCTGGCGTTTACCAACTACTCCTCGCCGGATCACATTCCGCCGGCCAAGCTGGTTGACTGGGTCGGCTTCCAGACGTTCCGGGACCTGGTGGCGCTCAAATCGTGGAGCCATACGTTCTTCGGCGTGCTGATCTGGACGATTATCTGGGCCGTCTTGTCTACGGTGACGACTTATTTCGGCGGATTGCTTGTTGCGCTGCTGATCAATCAGCAGGGGATTAAATTCAAGGGCTTCTGGAGAACGATCCTTATTATTCCTTACGCCATTCCGCAGCTGATTTCGCTGCTCGTTATGCGCAACATGTTTAACGGCCAGTTCGGGCCGATCAACCAGTATCTGGGCTACTTCGGACTGAAGGGACTGCCTTGGCTGACGGATCCGTTCTGGGCCAAAGTAACGGTCATCGTCGTCAACATGTGGGTGGGCATTCCGGTGTCCATGATCCTGATTATGGGCGTGCTGACCACGATCCCACGCGACATGTACGAAGCGGCCGAGGTCGACGGGGCGACGGGCTTCCAGAAATTCAGAATCGTCACGCTGCCGATGATTTTGTTCTCGACCGCACCTACGCTGATCATGCAGTTCGCGGGCAATATCAACAATTTCAACGCGATCTTCCTGCTGACCAACGGCAATCCGGTCGTCGGGGATTACCAGTACGCGGGCGCTACGGACCTGCTCGTGACCTGGCTGTACAAACTGACGCTCGACCAGAACAAATACAACATGGCTTCCGCCGTCGGCATCATCATCTTCCTGATTATCGCTTCGTTCTCCATCTACAATTACCGCAGAACTAAGTCGTTTAAAGAGGAGGATATGATCCAATGA
- a CDS encoding sugar ABC transporter permease, which yields MSGMKMKKTIRLTLSYIVLVLLAVTAVYPALWVVLGSLRPGKSLYSKTLIPEHFTLDHYKELFTSNTILFGQWYMNTLKIAVCSMLIGVLLTLLTSYAVSRFRFRGRQTALSTILILGMFPGFMSMIAIYLLLKEFHLLDTHLALIIVYAAGAPLGGTFIAKGFLDTIPRTLDEAAKIDGASNMMIFTRIILPLSKPMLTYMALTQFVGPWVDFIFARLVLRTKENWTLAVGLYDMVSSNQNTNFTVFSAGAVLIAIPITVLFMFLQRLLVDGLTSGASKG from the coding sequence ATGAGCGGCATGAAAATGAAAAAAACGATTCGCCTCACCCTCAGCTATATCGTGCTTGTCCTGTTAGCGGTCACGGCCGTTTATCCGGCGCTTTGGGTCGTGCTCGGCTCACTCCGCCCGGGTAAATCGCTGTACAGCAAAACGTTGATTCCGGAGCATTTTACGCTGGATCATTACAAGGAGCTCTTCACCTCCAATACGATCCTGTTCGGGCAATGGTACATGAATACGCTGAAGATCGCCGTGTGCTCCATGCTGATCGGCGTGCTGCTCACGCTGCTGACCAGCTACGCGGTGTCGCGGTTCCGCTTCCGCGGGCGTCAGACGGCGCTGTCGACCATCCTCATTCTCGGCATGTTCCCGGGCTTTATGAGTATGATCGCCATCTATTTGCTGCTTAAGGAATTTCATCTGCTGGACACTCATCTTGCGCTTATTATCGTGTATGCGGCGGGAGCGCCGCTTGGCGGGACGTTTATCGCCAAAGGGTTTCTTGATACCATTCCGAGAACACTGGACGAAGCGGCCAAAATCGACGGCGCCAGCAATATGATGATTTTTACCCGGATCATTCTGCCGCTCTCCAAACCGATGCTGACTTACATGGCGCTGACGCAATTCGTCGGCCCGTGGGTCGATTTTATCTTCGCAAGGCTTGTGCTGCGGACCAAAGAGAACTGGACGCTGGCCGTCGGGCTGTACGACATGGTGTCATCGAATCAGAACACGAACTTCACGGTGTTCTCGGCGGGCGCGGTGCTGATTGCGATTCCGATCACGGTGCTGTTCATGTTCCTGCAGCGGCTCCTGGTCGACGGACTCACGTCGGGGGCGAGCAAAGGCTAG
- the ltrA gene encoding group II intron reverse transcriptase/maturase, with protein sequence MKVTETGAKGSQLLTEDSLQKNSAEHEGYAGVHSPARITETDDTNATESKDRLLEKIVSRDNLNEAFKRVKANKGSHGIDGMGVDELLQYLRDNGETIKQLILGGKYRPNPVRRVEIPKENGKKRNLGIPTVVDRVIQQAIAQVLTPIYERQFSDNSYGFRPKRSAHHAMKRSQQYVQEGYRYVVDMDLEKYFDTVNQSKLIEVLSRTIKDGRVISLIHKYLRAGVVVKHKFEDTEIGVPQGGNLSPILSNIMLNELDKELEARGHRFVRYADDMLIFCRSRRSAERTLTKILPYIEKKLFLKVNREKTIVDDATKVKFLGFSFYQSKGETRVRIHPKSVSKMKAKVKELTSRSNGMGNTDRALKLRRYIMGWVNYFKLADMKQLLQTTDKWMRRRIRMVFWKQWKRVRTKLERLISLGIHEQKAWEYANTRKGYWRISNSPILSKSLGNNRLKNLGFLFFSDYYRQVTAHS encoded by the coding sequence ATGAAAGTTACCGAAACAGGAGCCAAGGGCAGCCAACTTCTAACGGAAGACTCTTTGCAAAAGAATAGTGCGGAACACGAAGGATATGCGGGAGTGCACAGTCCTGCGAGGATAACCGAAACCGACGACACCAACGCAACCGAGTCGAAGGACCGGTTGCTTGAGAAAATCGTTAGCAGGGACAACTTGAACGAAGCATTCAAGAGAGTCAAAGCGAACAAGGGATCGCACGGAATCGACGGGATGGGAGTAGATGAACTTCTACAATATCTCAGAGACAACGGCGAGACCATCAAGCAACTGATCTTGGGCGGCAAGTACCGCCCGAATCCCGTTCGAAGGGTAGAGATTCCCAAAGAGAACGGAAAGAAGAGAAACCTTGGCATCCCAACAGTGGTTGACCGAGTCATCCAGCAGGCAATCGCCCAAGTGCTTACGCCAATTTATGAGAGGCAGTTTTCAGACAACAGCTACGGATTCCGACCCAAACGGAGCGCACACCACGCGATGAAACGAAGCCAACAATACGTGCAAGAGGGATATCGTTACGTGGTGGATATGGACTTGGAGAAATACTTTGACACCGTCAACCAAAGCAAGCTTATCGAGGTGCTTTCAAGAACGATCAAAGACGGACGAGTGATCTCGCTCATCCATAAGTATCTCCGGGCGGGAGTCGTCGTGAAGCATAAGTTTGAGGACACGGAAATCGGCGTACCGCAGGGAGGGAACCTAAGTCCGATTCTCAGCAATATCATGCTGAATGAATTGGACAAGGAACTGGAAGCAAGAGGACATCGATTCGTGCGATACGCAGACGATATGCTCATATTCTGCCGGAGCAGGAGGAGTGCGGAGCGTACCCTGACGAAAATTCTCCCTTACATCGAGAAGAAGTTGTTTCTCAAGGTAAACCGGGAGAAAACGATTGTGGACGATGCGACAAAAGTTAAATTTCTTGGCTTCTCATTCTACCAGAGCAAAGGGGAAACGCGGGTCAGAATCCATCCCAAATCCGTATCCAAGATGAAAGCTAAAGTGAAAGAGCTAACGTCGAGAAGCAACGGAATGGGCAACACCGACCGGGCGCTGAAGCTTAGGCGTTACATCATGGGATGGGTAAATTATTTCAAGCTTGCTGACATGAAACAACTACTCCAAACCACTGATAAATGGATGAGAAGGCGTATCCGAATGGTCTTCTGGAAGCAATGGAAACGAGTGAGGACGAAACTCGAAAGGCTTATATCGCTCGGAATTCATGAACAGAAGGCGTGGGAATACGCAAACACAAGAAAGGGCTATTGGAGAATCTCCAATAGCCCAATCCTCTCGAAGTCCCTCGGTAACAATAGGCTGAAGAACCTCGGATTCCTTTTCTTTTCTGATTATTATCGACAAGTTACTGCGCATTCCTAA
- a CDS encoding methyl-accepting chemotaxis protein encodes MMKKTDKHTDKNKEKETKNEDKNEKGVNERRKNRPERHLGVHSVGARLFAVLFAAMVAVSTILGVVSYQTAKGIIKSQVSSASRQAVSQAADKLDFLFAEYETSSRQLAVDQMLKADLETVALPEEETGTVRRTEAEKRIKQKLDGLAGSDDRLAGVRLVSVQGRTAYQSSGSPAYRADEAVASRLKQVDQSGGQPVWFPTMVQGFFDNSTEPVFAMGRLLKNLQKPEAAFILLYEFKAASLDKVLSGLGIGTSGETRLLSPDGGIVYAAEDKLLATSSDIRPGNTEGSNAVKGQGQQAKQQEGFTIQQDKKGRAQWVVYRQLGTNGWTLVGFAPERDFLSAANRLLLITLAVTLGAAAMAAGVGFYVARMVRKPLGQLYGLMEEAEQGDLQVRTSFKSRDEFGLLGQSFNRMMERISGLVGQAHGSSEGVLRTSEELAQAARRTSETAGEVAGVTREIAVGAACLAEDADKGGEVVEAVGEGMERMSEANRRMEGAARRVSAISGEGSGYMRELVEKTEAASSMAGELNLTADKLRRNTELIRSILAPMSEMTKQTQILALNASIEAARAGEAGRGFKVIAEEIRRLSEQSEASISHVAQMIEEIGSDTEQTAGVVSKISPLFAGQLGSVREAAGIFGSVAEEMEQFLAHIGRSSAALEELTSAQEVLQRTMFSVGASVQQTSAATEEAASMSALQFKVSEQLVELSARLEGLAGSMQRSLVHFRKET; translated from the coding sequence ATGATGAAGAAGACAGATAAGCATACAGATAAGAATAAAGAGAAAGAGACGAAGAACGAGGACAAGAATGAGAAGGGCGTTAATGAGCGGCGGAAAAACAGACCCGAACGCCATCTTGGCGTCCATTCGGTAGGAGCCAGGCTGTTTGCCGTGTTGTTTGCGGCGATGGTAGCGGTTTCGACGATTCTGGGCGTCGTCTCCTATCAGACGGCTAAGGGAATCATCAAAAGCCAGGTCAGCAGCGCTTCCCGACAGGCGGTGAGCCAGGCGGCAGACAAGCTAGACTTCCTGTTCGCCGAATACGAAACGTCCTCCCGGCAGTTGGCTGTAGACCAGATGCTGAAAGCTGATCTGGAGACGGTTGCCCTGCCGGAAGAAGAGACCGGAACCGTACGGAGGACGGAAGCGGAGAAACGGATCAAGCAAAAGCTTGATGGACTCGCCGGTTCGGACGACCGGCTGGCTGGCGTCAGGCTGGTCTCTGTCCAGGGAAGGACAGCTTACCAATCTTCGGGTTCGCCGGCTTACCGGGCAGACGAAGCCGTTGCCAGCCGGCTGAAGCAAGTCGATCAAAGCGGAGGGCAGCCGGTTTGGTTCCCGACGATGGTGCAAGGTTTCTTTGACAACAGCACGGAGCCGGTGTTCGCCATGGGCAGGCTGCTGAAAAATCTGCAGAAGCCGGAGGCAGCTTTTATCCTGCTGTACGAGTTCAAAGCTGCTTCGCTGGACAAGGTATTGTCCGGTCTCGGCATTGGAACGAGCGGGGAGACGCGGCTTCTGTCCCCGGACGGCGGCATCGTTTATGCCGCGGAAGACAAGCTGCTCGCAACCAGCTCCGATATCCGGCCCGGGAATACCGAAGGGAGCAACGCGGTTAAAGGGCAAGGGCAGCAAGCCAAACAGCAGGAAGGATTCACGATTCAACAGGATAAGAAGGGCAGGGCGCAGTGGGTTGTTTACCGCCAGCTCGGAACCAACGGTTGGACCCTGGTTGGGTTTGCGCCGGAGCGTGATTTCCTCAGCGCAGCCAACCGTCTGCTGCTGATTACGCTGGCGGTTACGCTGGGGGCGGCTGCGATGGCTGCCGGGGTTGGCTTTTATGTGGCGCGTATGGTCCGCAAACCGCTGGGCCAGCTCTACGGTTTGATGGAAGAGGCTGAACAAGGTGATCTGCAGGTCCGAACCTCCTTTAAGTCCCGGGACGAATTCGGCTTGCTGGGACAAAGCTTCAACCGGATGATGGAGCGCATTTCCGGTCTGGTTGGACAAGCACACGGGTCATCGGAAGGGGTGCTGCGCACCTCCGAGGAGCTGGCTCAGGCAGCGCGCCGGACCTCTGAAACGGCGGGGGAGGTGGCTGGCGTTACGCGGGAAATCGCGGTTGGCGCAGCCTGCCTGGCCGAAGACGCCGATAAAGGCGGCGAGGTGGTCGAAGCCGTCGGCGAAGGCATGGAGCGGATGAGCGAAGCCAATCGCAGGATGGAGGGAGCAGCCCGCAGGGTATCCGCTATCAGCGGCGAAGGCTCCGGCTACATGCGCGAGCTGGTTGAGAAGACGGAAGCCGCCTCCTCCATGGCCGGCGAATTGAACCTTACGGCTGACAAGCTGCGCAGAAATACGGAGCTGATCCGGTCCATCCTGGCGCCTATGTCGGAGATGACCAAGCAGACGCAGATTCTGGCGCTGAATGCCTCTATCGAAGCGGCCAGGGCCGGCGAAGCAGGCCGGGGGTTCAAGGTGATTGCGGAGGAAATCCGCAGGTTGTCCGAGCAGTCCGAGGCTTCCATTAGCCATGTAGCGCAAATGATCGAGGAAATCGGGAGCGACACGGAACAAACAGCCGGCGTCGTTTCCAAGATTTCCCCGCTATTTGCAGGGCAGCTCGGCTCTGTGCGGGAAGCTGCCGGTATATTCGGCAGCGTGGCCGAGGAGATGGAGCAGTTCCTGGCGCATATAGGCCGTTCATCGGCGGCGCTGGAAGAGCTGACCTCTGCGCAGGAGGTTTTGCAGCGCACGATGTTCAGCGTCGGGGCTTCGGTGCAGCAGACGAGCGCGGCTACGGAAGAGGCAGCGTCCATGTCCGCGCTTCAGTTTAAGGTCAGCGAGCAGCTGGTCGAGCTTTCCGCGCGGCTGGAGGGGCTGGCTGGTTCGATGCAGCGGTCGCTGGTGCATTTCCGCAAAGAAACCTAA
- a CDS encoding glycoside hydrolase family 13 protein → MLLEAVYHRPKMNWAYAYDDYTLHLRLRAKKGDMTEVHAWVGDKYAWDQTEELVPMKLVLSDKRFDYWECEVQPPFRRLKYGFLLQNGHESVWMTENDFHDERPGKPDRLFDFPFINPVDVFRTPAWVRDAVFYQIFPERFANGDPNNDPEDVQPWGGKPEADNYFGGDLQGVIDHLDHLSELGITAIYFTPVFAAATNHKYDTEDYRKIDPHFGDGEKLKELVQLCHDRGIRVLLDAVFNHAGRTFAPFVDVLEKGEQSKYKNWFHIHEFPLTDKDGRPNYDTFSFEPHMPKLNTENPEVKEYLLGTAEYWIREIGIDGWRLDIANEVDHHFWREFRSRVKAINPDAYILGEIWHEASPWLQGDQFDAVMNYPFTDAVLDFVARGTLNASELANAIQMQLSRYPRQASEVLFNLLDSHDTPRLLTLCEGSKDKMKLAAVIQFTYSGTPCIYYGDEYGLDGGADPDCRKCMPWEPEQQDQELFAFYKTLIALRKAHPALRTGSIHFKETGGEGTLLAYERRLNRDRVLVLINKADQAQAFQLPKRTGRSLEAGKCSAPPSAAACWRTLFASGSVQLQEENGQEMVRLPAFGFAVLGPAKED, encoded by the coding sequence ATGCTGCTTGAAGCTGTCTATCACCGTCCAAAAATGAACTGGGCTTATGCTTATGACGACTATACGCTCCATCTGCGGCTCCGCGCCAAAAAAGGCGATATGACTGAAGTCCACGCCTGGGTCGGCGATAAATATGCCTGGGATCAAACGGAGGAGCTTGTGCCGATGAAGCTTGTTCTGTCCGACAAGAGATTCGACTATTGGGAATGTGAAGTCCAGCCGCCCTTCCGCCGATTAAAATACGGATTTCTGCTCCAGAATGGCCATGAGTCCGTGTGGATGACGGAAAATGATTTCCACGACGAACGGCCGGGTAAACCTGACCGGTTATTTGATTTCCCGTTTATCAACCCGGTTGACGTCTTCAGGACACCGGCCTGGGTAAGGGATGCCGTGTTCTATCAAATCTTTCCGGAGCGGTTTGCCAACGGCGACCCGAACAACGATCCGGAGGACGTGCAGCCTTGGGGCGGCAAACCGGAGGCCGACAATTATTTCGGCGGGGACCTTCAGGGCGTCATCGACCACCTGGACCATTTGTCCGAGCTGGGCATTACGGCCATTTATTTCACGCCGGTTTTTGCGGCTGCAACCAACCATAAATACGACACCGAGGACTACCGGAAAATTGATCCTCACTTCGGCGACGGCGAAAAGCTCAAGGAGCTGGTCCAGCTTTGCCACGACCGCGGCATCCGCGTGCTGCTGGATGCGGTGTTTAATCATGCCGGGCGGACCTTCGCCCCGTTCGTGGACGTACTTGAGAAAGGCGAACAATCCAAATATAAGAACTGGTTCCATATTCATGAATTCCCTCTGACCGATAAGGACGGCCGCCCCAACTACGATACGTTCAGCTTCGAGCCGCATATGCCAAAGCTGAACACCGAAAATCCGGAGGTGAAGGAGTACCTGCTGGGCACCGCCGAATACTGGATCCGCGAAATCGGCATCGACGGCTGGCGGCTGGATATCGCCAATGAAGTGGACCACCACTTCTGGCGGGAATTCCGCAGCCGGGTTAAAGCGATCAACCCGGACGCCTACATTCTAGGCGAAATCTGGCATGAAGCCTCGCCTTGGCTGCAGGGCGACCAGTTCGACGCCGTGATGAATTATCCGTTCACCGATGCGGTGCTGGATTTTGTGGCGCGCGGCACGCTGAACGCCAGCGAGCTTGCGAACGCGATTCAAATGCAGCTGTCCCGGTATCCCCGTCAGGCCAGCGAGGTGCTGTTCAACCTGCTGGACAGCCACGATACGCCGCGTCTGCTTACCTTGTGCGAAGGCAGCAAGGATAAGATGAAGCTGGCGGCCGTGATCCAGTTTACTTACAGCGGAACGCCGTGCATCTACTATGGCGACGAATACGGTCTGGACGGCGGGGCCGACCCGGACTGCCGGAAATGTATGCCTTGGGAGCCGGAGCAGCAGGACCAGGAGCTGTTTGCTTTTTACAAGACGCTGATCGCGCTACGCAAGGCCCACCCGGCTTTAAGGACGGGGAGCATCCACTTTAAGGAGACCGGCGGGGAGGGTACCCTGCTGGCGTACGAACGCCGGCTGAACCGTGACCGTGTGCTGGTGCTGATCAACAAGGCTGATCAAGCTCAGGCCTTTCAACTGCCTAAGCGGACAGGGCGAAGCCTGGAGGCGGGCAAATGCTCTGCTCCGCCTTCTGCTGCCGCCTGCTGGAGAACCCTCTTTGCTTCTGGTTCCGTACAGCTTCAAGAAGAGAACGGCCAGGAGATGGTGCGGCTTCCCGCATTCGGTTTCGCCGTGCTGGGTCCAGCGAAGGAAGACTGA
- a CDS encoding NfeD family protein, translating to MWTIWLIAAGVLFVLEMFTLTFYLLWICLGAVAALLISLVLPDAILLQVLVGCIVALVLTVFTKPLSRRLRTSRGFQDAGTELIGRQGIVVEPIEPGHYGIVKIGGDTWSATAPVSLGKDERVRVMKMSSTRIEVEKWEEIL from the coding sequence ATGTGGACGATCTGGTTGATCGCAGCAGGCGTTCTGTTCGTTCTGGAAATGTTTACGCTTACGTTCTATTTGCTGTGGATTTGTCTGGGGGCGGTCGCGGCGCTGCTGATTTCGTTAGTGCTGCCCGATGCGATTCTTTTGCAGGTGCTTGTCGGCTGTATAGTGGCTCTTGTGTTAACCGTCTTTACCAAACCGTTGTCCCGCAGACTCCGGACTTCCCGGGGATTTCAGGATGCGGGCACCGAGCTCATCGGACGGCAGGGCATTGTCGTTGAACCGATCGAGCCGGGACATTACGGCATCGTCAAAATCGGCGGCGATACATGGAGCGCTACGGCTCCGGTTTCTCTGGGGAAAGATGAACGCGTGAGGGTTATGAAGATGAGCAGTACAAGAATTGAAGTGGAGAAATGGGAGGAGATTCTTTAA
- a CDS encoding SPFH domain-containing protein, which produces MQWIVIVVILVVVIAFIALTVKVVPQQRVGVVERLGKFNRLLNPGLNILIPVIDQVRIYHDLRIQQANVPPQTVITKDNVQVQIDSIIFYQVVNPEQATYGISDYVYGVRNISTATMRQIIGKLELDETLSGREKISNEIRIALDEATEKWGVRIERVEVIDIQPPTDIQEAMDKQMKAERNKRAIVLEAEAAKQDMILRAEGDKQSKILKAEGDKEARIREAEGLRQAQELEALGQAKAIEAVAAAEKQRIELIRSAGLDETVLAYRSFEALEEVAKGPANKVFIPSNAVETLGSLGAVGELFKEKKA; this is translated from the coding sequence ATGCAGTGGATTGTTATCGTAGTTATTCTGGTTGTCGTCATCGCTTTCATCGCGCTGACGGTGAAGGTTGTCCCGCAGCAGCGGGTAGGCGTTGTGGAACGTCTCGGTAAATTCAACCGTTTGCTGAATCCGGGCCTTAATATCCTTATTCCGGTTATTGATCAAGTAAGGATCTATCACGATTTGCGGATCCAGCAGGCCAACGTGCCGCCGCAGACGGTTATCACGAAAGATAATGTTCAGGTGCAGATCGACTCGATTATTTTCTATCAGGTCGTGAATCCGGAGCAGGCAACTTATGGCATTTCCGATTATGTCTACGGGGTGCGCAATATCTCCACGGCTACCATGCGTCAAATCATCGGTAAGCTGGAGCTGGACGAAACGTTGTCCGGCCGGGAGAAAATCTCCAACGAAATCCGTATCGCCCTGGACGAAGCCACCGAGAAGTGGGGCGTTCGCATCGAACGGGTGGAGGTTATCGACATCCAGCCGCCAACCGACATTCAGGAAGCCATGGACAAACAGATGAAGGCCGAGCGGAACAAACGGGCGATTGTGCTGGAGGCGGAAGCAGCCAAGCAGGATATGATCCTTCGCGCAGAAGGGGATAAGCAAAGTAAAATCCTCAAGGCTGAAGGCGACAAGGAAGCGCGCATCCGCGAAGCGGAAGGTCTGCGTCAGGCACAGGAGCTGGAAGCGCTCGGTCAGGCGAAGGCAATCGAAGCTGTAGCGGCCGCCGAGAAGCAGCGGATCGAGCTGATCCGCAGCGCAGGTCTGGACGAAACGGTGCTGGCCTACCGCTCCTTCGAAGCGCTTGAGGAAGTGGCCAAAGGTCCGGCCAACAAAGTATTCATTCCGTCCAACGCGGTGGAAACGCTGGGCAGCCTTGGCGCTGTAGGCGAGCTGTTTAAAGAGAAGAAAGCTTGA